From Flavobacteriales bacterium, a single genomic window includes:
- a CDS encoding FKBP-type peptidyl-prolyl cis-trans isomerase has protein sequence FIPYNLAYGVSGRPPIPGKANLIFEVELMDVR, from the coding sequence TTTATTCCTTATAATTTAGCTTACGGTGTTAGTGGCCGTCCACCAATTCCAGGAAAGGCTAACTTGATATTTGAAGTGGAGTTAATGGATGTTCGATAG